The Panicum virgatum strain AP13 chromosome 5K, P.virgatum_v5, whole genome shotgun sequence genome has a window encoding:
- the LOC120707633 gene encoding katanin p60 ATPase-containing subunit A1-like → MANPLAGLQDHLKLARDYALEGLYDTSVIFFDGAIAQINKHLTTLDDALVRTKWMNCKKAISEEVEIVKQLDAQLKSLKEAPGVRRSSSPPIRSNKSFHFQPLDEYPTSSPAPFDDPDVWAPPRDTPNRRSTRGQSSARKSSQDGAWARGASRTGTPSRSAKPNGSKGGSAVRSSTAPGTGGRKGKPSSSKADSASSDAEEGKSKKGQYEGPDADLAAMLERDVLDSTPGVRWDDVAGLSEAKRLLEEAVVLPLWMPEYFQGIRRPWKGVLMFGPPGTGKTLLAKAVATECGTTFFNVSSATLASKWRGESERMVRCLFDLARAYAPSTIFIDEIDSLCTSRGASGEHESSRRVKSELLVQIDGVNNSSTTEDGQPKIVMVLAATNFPWDIDEALRRRLEKRIYIPLPDFESRKALIDINLRTVQIAADVNIDEVARKTEGYSGDDLTNVCRDASMNGMRRKIAGKTRDEIKNMAKDEIAKDPVAMCDFVEALGKVQKSVSPADIEKHEKWMAEFGSA, encoded by the exons aTGGCGAACCCCCTAGCGGGGCTGCAGGACCACCTCAAGCTCGCGCGCGACTACGCGCTCGAGGGCCTCTACGACACCTCCGTCATCTTCTTCGACGGCGCCATCGCCCAGATCAACAA GCATCTAACTACTCTGGACGATGCTCTGGTTCGTACGAAATGGATGAACTGCAAGAAAGCAATCTCTGAAGAAGTGGAAATTGTAAAACAGTTAGATGCCCAATTAAAGTCCCTTAAAGAAGCTCCTGGGGTGAGGCGGTCCTCATCACCTCCTATTCGCTCCAACAAATCATTTCATTTCCAACCGTTGGATGAATATCCAACTTCATCGCCAGCACCCTTTGATGATCCTGATGTGTGGGCTCCACCAAGAGATACACCAAACCGAAGGTCAACAAGAGGTCAATCTAGTGCAAGAAAATCCTCCCAAGATGGAGCTTGGGCACGTGGTGCATCAAGGACTGGAACACCTAGCCGTAGCGCAAAGCCTAATGGGAGCAAAGGAGGCTCTGCTGTAAGATCATCAACTGCGCCTGGCACTGGtgggagaaaaggaaaaccaagTTCAAGCAAGGCTGATTCAGCA AGTAGTGATGCTGAAGAAGGTAAGTCCAAGAAGGGCCAGTACGAAGGTCCGGACGCGGACTTAGCTGCCATGCTTGAAAGGGACGTTCTAGATTCTACTCCAGGTGTAAGATGGGATGATGTTGCAGGACTTAGTGAGGCCAAACGGCTCCTTGAGGAAGCAGTTGTGCTTCCTCTCTGGATGCCTGAATATTTTCAG GGTATTCGTAGGCCTTGGAAAGGAGTTCTTATGTTTGGTCCACCAGGTACTGGAAAGACTCTTTTGGCAAAGGCAGTGGCTACAGAATGTGGAACAACATTCTTTAACGTTTCATCTGCAACATTGGCTTCCAAATGGCGTGGCGAGAGTGAGCGCATGGTCCGTTGTCTATTTGACCTTGCGAGGGCCTATGCTCCAAGTACAATATTCATTGATGAAATCGACTCCTTGTGTACATCCCGTGG AGCTTCTGGTGAGCATGAATCATCAAGAAGGGTGAAGTCTGAACTTCTTGTGCAAATTGATGGTGTAAACAATAGCTCTACCACTGAAGATGGTCAACCAAAAATTGTTATGGTTCTGGCTGCTACCAACTTTCCATGGGATATTGATGAAGCACTGAG gcggaggctggAGAAGCGTATCTATATTCCACTTCCAGACTTTGAAAGTAGAAAGGCACTTATCGACATTAACCTTAGAACAGTTCAG ATAGCTGCGGATGTTAACATAGATGAAGTTGCTCGGAAAACAGAAGGTTACAGTGGAGATGACCTTACAAATGTTTGCCGTGACGCTTCAATGAACGGTATGAGGCGAAAGATAGCCGGCAAGACTCGCGATGAGATCAAGAACATGGCAAAGGATGAGATAGCGAAGGATCCAGTGGCCATGTGTGACTTTGTGGAGGCTCTGGGCAAGGTCCAGAAGAGTGTCTCCCCTGCTGACATAGAAAAACATGAGAAGTGGATGGCTGAGTTTGGATCTGCATGA
- the LOC120710138 gene encoding uncharacterized protein LOC120710138 has product MLPAKCRPSPAAARHSLPAAPCCELTSRSPAPPRIRAGSSPSLPAVQLLTDRGPPLLAVSSRRIRRQLPTAPRRSMVGIDLGTTNFAVAAMEGGKPTVVTNAEGARTTPSVVAYTKTGERLVGQIAKRQAVVNPENTFSVKRFIGRKMSEVDDEAKQVSYDVVARPPAAAPRRPPPVAPRPAAARRPLRFLPVALPCHGVATPAASSWAHLRLLPTSPAAPRCGPTSRAGRAPPGAATGAGGGDGGRGAALEREGRRRFASWRERLIFASLLG; this is encoded by the coding sequence ATGCTGCCAGCCAAGTgccgcccctcgccggcggcggcccgccacTCCTTGCCGGCCGCTCCTTGCTGCGAGCTCACCTCACGCTCGCCGGCCCCACCCCGAATCCGCgcaggcagctccccgtcgCTCCCTGCCGTGCAGCTCCTCACCGACCGCGGCCCGCCGCTCCTTGCCGTGAGCTCGCGTCGCATTCGCCGGCAGCtccccaccgcgccgcgccgctccatGGTGGGGATCGACCTCGGCACCACCAACTTCGCCGTGGCCGCCATGGAGGGCGGCAAGCCCACCGTCGTCACCAACGCCGAGGGCGCGCGCACCACGCCCTCCGTCGTCGCCTACACCAAGACCGGGGAGCGCCTCGTCGGCCAGATCGCCAAGCGCCAGGCGGTCGTCAACCCCGAGAACACCTTCTCCGTCAAGAGGTTCATCGGCCGCAAGATGTCCGAGGTCGACGACGAGGCCAAGCAGGTCTCGTACGACGTCGTCGCCCGGCCACCGGCCGCTGCTCCTCGCCGACCCCCGCCCGTTGCTCCTCGCCCGGCCGCAGCCCGCCGCCCACTGCGCTTCCTCCCCGTCGCGCTGCCTTGCCACGGGGTTGCCACGCCGGCCGCCTCATCTTGGGCCCACCTCCGGCTGCTCCCCACCTCGCCGGCTGCCCCCCGCTGTGGTCCCACCTCGCGTGCCGGCCGTGCCCCGCCGGGTGCAGCGacgggtgccggcggcggggatggaGGTCGGGGTGCCGCGCTGGAGAGAGAAGGACGGAGGCGGTTTGCGTCGTGGAGAGAGAGACTCATTTTTGCGTCCCTCCTCGGCTGA